A stretch of the Rosa rugosa chromosome 5, drRosRugo1.1, whole genome shotgun sequence genome encodes the following:
- the LOC133709392 gene encoding F-box/LRR-repeat protein At3g48880-like — MEDQRMWEDLNTDCLVNIFGRVGMESLLLDIPFVCKSWYKASLIPSCWQCIIFPDFSADQTFDFSRQGVEPNTICQRFLSEFRIDKSHFSSTAFMKCVINHSRGKATSITLPAYCTQEAVEFVAHECPDLVFLDISRYLLFTPSRKLISDLICKWENLVELWLSWSYNLEKILSQISVHCKSFCSLRVSYASIHKDEALTITTLVPNIKYLNLRSADFDRDSLVSILRSCKSLVLLDVRDCVGFNEADEEILKLSSHISKFICEGSKEELFIIP; from the exons ATGGAAGATCAACGAATGTGGGAAGACTTAAACACGGACTGCTTGGTGAATATTTTTGGAAGAGTTGGAATGGAGTCACTGCTTTTGGATATCCCTTTTGTGTGCAAGTCATGGTACAAAGCAAGCCTCATTCCTTCTTGCTGGCAATGTATCATTTTTCCTGACTTTTCAGCTGATCAAACTTTTGACTTTAGTCGCCAAGGTGTTGAACCTAATACCATTTGTCAAAGATTTCTTTCTGAATTTCGAATTGATAAGAGTCATTTCTCCTCGACTGCTTTTATGAAGTGTGTCATCAATCATAGCCGAGGAAAAGCTACTTCTATCACACTACCTGCATATTGTACTCAAGAGGCAGTTGAGTTTGTTGCCCATGA ATGTCCTGACCTTGTGTTTTTGGATATATCTCGATATTTATTGTTTACCCCATCAAGAAAACTAATATCAGATCTGATTTGCAAGTGGGAAAATTTGGTGGAGTTATGGTTAAGTTGGAGCTATAATTTAGAGAAGATCCTGTCGCAGATCAGTGTTCATTGCAAGAGTTTTTGTTCTCTGCGTGTGTCTTATGCTTCCATTCATAAAGATGAAGCGTTGACAATCACTACATTGGTGCCTAATATTAAGTACTTAAACTTGAGGTCTGCAGATTTTGATCGGGACAGCCTTGTCTCAATACTGAGGAGCTGCAAAAGTCTTGTGCTTTTGGATGTCAGAGATTGTGTTGGGTTTAATGAAGCTGATGAGGAAATCTTGAAGCTTTCTTCACATATTAGTAAATTTATATGTGAGGGTTCGAAAGAAGAATTGTTTATTATACCATGA